The sequence ACCTCACTCGGGGCAGAGCTGGAGGCGTTGCGGGCCGATCTGGATGAGCGGACTCGGGACCTCCAGCGGGTGACCGCGGAGTACGCCAACTACCGCAAGCGGGTCGATCGAGACCGGGCGCTCGTCACCGAGCAGGCCACCGGCTCGGTGCTCGCCGCGTTGCTGCCGATCCTCGACGACCTCGACCGGGCCCGTGAGCACGGTGACCTGGTGGGACCGTTCGGATCGGTGGCGGAGCAGCTCACCACCGCGCTCGGCAAGTTCGGGCTGACCCCGTTCGGTGCCGAAGGCGACCCGTTTGACCCGACCCAGCACGAGGCGGTGACGCACCAGACCTCGGCCGAGGTCACCGAGCCGACCTGCGTACAGGTCATGCGGCGGGGCTACCTGGTAGGGGAGCGGCTGCTGCGGCCGGCGCTGGTCGGGGTCGCCGAACCGGAGTGAATGGGTGGCACGACGGCATGATCGTCCCGCCCGCCCGACTGGGGCGGGCGGGACGATCACTGGAGGGAAGGGGGCGGACCGGTGAGTTCCAAGGACTGGATCGAGAAGGACTTCTACGCCGCCCTTGGCGTGGGCAAGGCCGCCTCTGCTGATGAGATCAAGAAGGCGTATCGGCAGCTGGCGCGCGAGTCGCACCCGGATCGCAACCCTGGCGACGCAAAGGCCGAGGAGCGGTTCAAGGCGGCCTCCGAGGCGTACACGGTGCTCGGCGATGACGCGAAGCGCCGGGAGTACGACGAGATGCGTTCGTTGTTCGGCTCGGGCGCGTTCCGGCGCAACGCCCGCGGAGCGGGCCAGTCCGGCGGGGCGCCGTTCGACGTCGGCGACCTGTTCGGTGGCGCGGCCGGTGGTGATCGGCGGTTCAGTGGAGCAGGGTTTCAGGACCTGTTCGGTTCGATCTTTCCGGGTGGGGGTGGGACCGCATCGCGTGGCCCGGCTCGGGGACGGGACGTGGAGACCGAGGTCGCGCTCGACTTCGGCGACGCGATTCGCGGGGTGACCCTGCCGCTGACGTTGCGGACGCCGGGGGTGTGTGACACCTGTCACGGCGACGGGGCGAAGCCCGGCACGCAGCCGCGTGCCTGTCCGACCTGTCGCGGTGCCGGCGTGACCACCCGTAACCAGGGGTCGTTCAGCTTCTCCGAGCCCTGCTCCGACTGCCAGGGCGTTGGCACTGTGGTGGACGAGAAGTGCCCGGAGTGTCAGGGCACCGGTGGCGTCACCAAGAACCGTACGTTGAACGTCCGGTTCCCCGCCGGGGTGGCCGACGGTCAGCGGATCCGGCTGGCCGGTCGGGGTGAGCCCGGGGCGCGGGGCGGGCCCGCCGGTGACCTGTTCATTCAGGTCAAGGTCAGTCCGGACGACCTGTTCGGGCGAGCCGGAGACGACCTGACGCTGACGGTGCCGATCACCTTCGCTGAGGCGGTACTCGGCACCGATCTGCGGGTACCCACCTTCGACGGCGCGGTAACCCTCCGGGTGCCGCCGGGTACGCCGAGCGGACGTGTCCTCCGGGCCCGGGGCAAGGGAGTGGTCCGTACCGCCGGGCGGGCCGGTGATCTGCTGGTCACCCTTGAGGTGACGGTCCCGGCGAAGCTGTCGGAGGAGGCGCGGGCGGCGTTGGAGACGTTTGTCGCCCAGACCCCGCCGGCTGCTCGGGAACATCTCGACGCGCGGGTGCGTCGGGGGAGCTGACCGGGCGGCGGGCTCGGTGGAGTGCACGCGGAGGTGATCGGGGATGGCGGACAACTTCGTCGGTGCGGATGACCCTGCCTACGAGGCCAAGGTACTGATGATCTCGGTGGCTGCCCGGATGGCGGGCATGCACCCGCAGACGCTGCGCCAGTACGACCGGCTCGGTCTGGTGCAGCCCGGTCGTGCGACCGGGGGCGGTCGTCGATACAGCGTCCGGGACGTGGTGCTGCTCCGTGAGGTGCAGCGGCTCAGCCAGGACGACGGCATCAACCTGGCTGGGGTGAAACGAATCATCGGGTTGGAGCGGCTGCTGGAGCAGGCGGAGCAGCGGGTGGCTCGGCTGGAGGTGGAACTGGAGGCCGCGTACCGCCGGATCGCCGAGTTGGAGGCGGTGGCCCGCTTCCCCGGCAGCGACCTGATGCCTGCCAGCCGTACCTCCACCGCGTTGGTGGTCTGGCGTCCCCGCCGGAACCCGGAGCGGTGAGCCGGCGCCGCGTTCGGGGTTTGGCCGCGAGAGGCGGGCGGGTCGACTAGTCTCAGGATTAGCTCCAAATCCACCCAAAACGGACTCCACTGGCAGGGGGCTATGGCGGAATCAGCCAAGAGTCTCGCCCAGCAGGCGGAGGACCGCCTCGAGCAGGTGGCCGAGGCGGTCCGAAAGCGGTTCGACGAGCTCACCGAGGGAAGGTTCAGCGACCAGATCAAGGACGGACGGTTTGCGGATCCGGGTGACTCCGGCGCCGACCAGGGGCACCCCGCGAACCAGCATCAGCGTCGCTGACCGAGCAGGTCGGCCGATGGACGGGCCGGGACCCACGGGGGGTCCCGGCCCATCCAGTAGCAGGCAACGCCCCGGTAGCCGCCACTCCCCGCCCGGCCGGCCATCACGCCGGGTCTCGGCTGACCGCGAGCCGGGGTGGGTCTCAGGGGAGGCGACGGTGCTCCCGGACCAGTCCCCCCTCGCACCAGTCGCGGTAGACGAAGACGTCCGGCTGGGCCAGCAGGACCCGGCTGTTGTGCGCCCACGCCCGCATCGGATCGTCCCCATCCCGCTCGGCCCGTTCCACCAGCTTCCAGAAACGTCGCTTCGGGTGGGCACGAAACGTCGTCCGGATCCCGTCTGCGGCATAGATGTAGAGGCAGTGCAGCGCGAAGCGGCGGGCCGGGCAGGCCGGATCCATCGCCAGGTCGAAGAGGGTGGCTACCAGCCTGTTGCCAGAGACCAGGAGGTCCCAGTCCTGCGGCATGGAGGTCAGCGGTACCGAGTCGGGATGGTAGGCCCAGGCCCGAAGCTCTGCCGGTGACGGGTCGACCGGGTTCGCGAAGCCGTGGAACGTCGAATCCTGCGCGCTCACCGGCCAACCCTCCGCTCCGGACGTGGGCGACGGCCCCGCGTACCCCCTCCCGCTGTTGGGCGGCAACGGTAACGCGAGCATGCCGGCGGCGGTAGCCCTCGCCGGGGCGGAGTCGGTACCCGACAGGCCGGGCCGGCCCGTCGGTGGCCCGCGCGGGCAGGCCACCGAGACGGGCGGATCAGTCCCCGACGGGCATCGGGTGGGCCTGCTGTTTGGCGGCGCGTTGCCGCAGCCAGCCCTTGAACCAGTCGAGGTCGGGCACCCGGGCGAGGGTCGGCCCGACGATCACGGTGATCAACACATACGCCGTGGCGAGCGCAGCCAGCTGTGGATCGACACTTCCGGCCGCCACCGCCAGCCCGGCGATGACGATGGAGAACTCTCCGCGCGGCACCAGGGTCAGCCCGGTGCGCCAGCGACCTGGCTCGGCGATGCCCGCCCGTCGGGCGGCGAGGTACCCGGTGAGTGTCTTCGTGGCCATCGTCACCACCGCCAGCGCGAGCGCCGGCAGCAGCACCGGCGGGATGTCGCGCGGGTCGGTGACCAGCCCGAAGAAGAGGAAGAACACCGCGGCGAACAGGTCCCGCAGTGGCGTCAGGAGTTCGGTGGCGTGGTGCGCGACCGGCCCGGAGATCGCGATGCCGACCAGGAACGCGCCAACCGCGGCCGAGACCTGGAGCTTTGCGGCCACCCCGGCGACCAGCAGGGTCAGGCCGAGCACGCCCAGGAGGAGCGCCTCCGGATCGCGGGCCGACATGATGTTCGAGATGGTCCGGCCATACCGGATCGCGGCCACCAGCACGATCAGCACCGTGGCGACCGCGACGGCGAGCGCGGCACCGCCAGCGACCAGCCCGGCCCCGGCCAGGACGGCGGTGAGCAGCGGCAGGTAGAAGGCCATTGCCAGGTCTTCGATGACCAGCACCGACAACACCACCGGGGTCTCCCGGTTGCCGAGCCGGCCCAGGTCACTGAGGACCTTCGCGACCACGCCGGAGGACGAGATCCAGGTGATTCCGGCGAGCACGATCGCAGCTACCCAGTCCCAGCCGAGCAGCAGTGCGAAGGCGGCGCCGGGCAGTGCGTTGAGCAGCCCGTCGATCAGCCCGGCCGGTGCCGCGGCGCGGAGGTTGCCGACCAGCTCGCTGGCGGAGTATTCCAGGCCGAGCATGACCAGCAGGAGGATCACGCCGATCTCGGCGCCGATCGCGAAGAACTCCTCGCTGGCCTTGAAGCCAAAGACTCCGCCGTGCCCGAAGAGGAGCCCGGCCAACAGGTAGAGGGGGATGGGGGAGAGTCCGATTCGTCGGCTGAGCCGGCCGAGTAGCCCGAGCAGGAACAGCAGCGCCCCGACTTCGATGAGCAGTGTGGTCGTGTCGTGCATCCGCCT comes from Salinispora tropica CNB-440 and encodes:
- the grpE gene encoding nucleotide exchange factor GrpE: MTDKPRATDPDATGSVPGGSASAGEAGAEPRVVIRDNRKISNAAGASSDAAGTGSDSGSDAADADAAAADAGSDVPAAGLVEEADVVVDEIQAETTEGSPVSPPVVDAPAEPVDAATATSLGAELEALRADLDERTRDLQRVTAEYANYRKRVDRDRALVTEQATGSVLAALLPILDDLDRAREHGDLVGPFGSVAEQLTTALGKFGLTPFGAEGDPFDPTQHEAVTHQTSAEVTEPTCVQVMRRGYLVGERLLRPALVGVAEPE
- a CDS encoding cation:proton antiporter; its protein translation is MHDTTTLLIEVGALLFLLGLLGRLSRRIGLSPIPLYLLAGLLFGHGGVFGFKASEEFFAIGAEIGVILLLVMLGLEYSASELVGNLRAAAPAGLIDGLLNALPGAAFALLLGWDWVAAIVLAGITWISSSGVVAKVLSDLGRLGNRETPVVLSVLVIEDLAMAFYLPLLTAVLAGAGLVAGGAALAVAVATVLIVLVAAIRYGRTISNIMSARDPEALLLGVLGLTLLVAGVAAKLQVSAAVGAFLVGIAISGPVAHHATELLTPLRDLFAAVFFLFFGLVTDPRDIPPVLLPALALAVVTMATKTLTGYLAARRAGIAEPGRWRTGLTLVPRGEFSIVIAGLAVAAGSVDPQLAALATAYVLITVIVGPTLARVPDLDWFKGWLRQRAAKQQAHPMPVGD
- a CDS encoding heat shock protein transcriptional repressor HspR, which produces MADNFVGADDPAYEAKVLMISVAARMAGMHPQTLRQYDRLGLVQPGRATGGGRRYSVRDVVLLREVQRLSQDDGINLAGVKRIIGLERLLEQAEQRVARLEVELEAAYRRIAELEAVARFPGSDLMPASRTSTALVVWRPRRNPER
- the dnaJ gene encoding molecular chaperone DnaJ, producing MSSKDWIEKDFYAALGVGKAASADEIKKAYRQLARESHPDRNPGDAKAEERFKAASEAYTVLGDDAKRREYDEMRSLFGSGAFRRNARGAGQSGGAPFDVGDLFGGAAGGDRRFSGAGFQDLFGSIFPGGGGTASRGPARGRDVETEVALDFGDAIRGVTLPLTLRTPGVCDTCHGDGAKPGTQPRACPTCRGAGVTTRNQGSFSFSEPCSDCQGVGTVVDEKCPECQGTGGVTKNRTLNVRFPAGVADGQRIRLAGRGEPGARGGPAGDLFIQVKVSPDDLFGRAGDDLTLTVPITFAEAVLGTDLRVPTFDGAVTLRVPPGTPSGRVLRARGKGVVRTAGRAGDLLVTLEVTVPAKLSEEARAALETFVAQTPPAAREHLDARVRRGS